Proteins from a genomic interval of Hornefia porci:
- a CDS encoding YjiH family protein translates to MNNGTDSFRLDVGSTYHKIIVGGEKMSREKNIVLTEEQQAANREAMQGLIENPTRNQILRFIIPSAIGVFIFLCPIWADGNMTIPLGVISNWLAGFTGAAAKQLVFTVVSISCVMSLICTLGKPGFARNEDGLMHSLFVTTPVFLVIRCLGCVVASMLMFGIGPEWIRSADTGGTMQSLMGTLIAWFFAASFLIPLLLEYGIMDYVGTLVRGALRPLFRLPGRAAVDLLASWIGNCNVGVVLTSTQYEEGYYTARESVLIASCFSAVSLPFCLVVAAMLKVDQYFLQFYGILCLVGVLSVVIMCRIWPLNGKYKDEYYAPVGQKINEIEPKGIKKTHWAFAQAVTKAQSGPSFAELMKKGISMFLNILFTLVPVTMCVGTFALILSTYTPVFDWIGTPFRYYFQLLGVPEAAAAAPGAVVGFADQFIPCIICAKIASVKTRFIIGILSLVQIIYMSEVGSIMIASKMPVNILDLIIIFLEKTIIAIPLIVLFTNLFMNF, encoded by the coding sequence TTGAACAATGGGACGGATAGTTTCCGGCTGGATGTCGGGTCTACCTACCACAAAATTATTGTAGGAGGAGAAAAAATGTCTAGGGAGAAAAATATTGTATTGACAGAGGAACAACAGGCGGCGAATCGCGAGGCCATGCAGGGATTGATTGAAAATCCTACGCGTAATCAGATACTGCGTTTTATTATCCCCTCAGCAATAGGTGTGTTCATATTTTTATGTCCGATTTGGGCGGATGGAAATATGACGATACCGTTGGGCGTTATATCTAATTGGCTGGCAGGATTCACAGGGGCGGCTGCAAAACAGCTTGTGTTTACCGTCGTTTCAATTTCATGTGTAATGTCTTTAATCTGCACGTTGGGAAAACCTGGATTTGCCAGAAATGAAGACGGTCTGATGCACAGCCTTTTTGTTACAACTCCGGTGTTTCTGGTAATCCGGTGCCTCGGGTGCGTGGTTGCATCTATGCTGATGTTCGGAATAGGTCCGGAGTGGATCCGCAGTGCCGATACCGGCGGTACAATGCAATCTCTGATGGGGACGTTGATTGCATGGTTTTTCGCAGCATCCTTCCTGATTCCGCTTCTTTTGGAATACGGAATTATGGATTATGTCGGAACACTGGTCAGAGGCGCGTTAAGGCCTTTGTTCAGATTACCCGGACGAGCGGCAGTCGATCTGCTGGCCTCATGGATCGGAAATTGCAATGTCGGTGTCGTGTTGACGTCCACACAGTATGAAGAGGGATATTACACTGCGAGAGAGTCTGTGCTGATTGCCAGCTGTTTTTCTGCGGTATCACTTCCATTCTGTCTTGTTGTTGCCGCTATGCTGAAGGTTGACCAGTATTTCCTTCAGTTTTACGGAATTCTTTGCCTGGTTGGAGTTCTCAGTGTTGTAATCATGTGCAGAATCTGGCCGCTGAACGGAAAATACAAAGATGAATATTATGCGCCGGTGGGTCAAAAAATAAATGAGATAGAGCCTAAAGGGATTAAAAAAACACATTGGGCATTTGCGCAGGCTGTAACGAAGGCTCAGAGCGGCCCGTCTTTTGCCGAGCTGATGAAAAAAGGCATCTCAATGTTTCTGAATATCTTGTTTACGCTGGTTCCGGTCACCATGTGTGTTGGAACGTTTGCATTGATTCTGTCCACATATACACCTGTCTTTGACTGGATAGGAACGCCGTTCCGCTATTATTTCCAGTTATTGGGAGTTCCGGAAGCCGCGGCTGCTGCACCGGGCGCTGTCGTAGGATTTGCAGATCAGTTTATTCCGTGCATTATCTGTGCGAAAATCGCTTCGGTCAAAACAAGATTCATCATCGGGATTCTGTCACTTGTTCAAATTATCTATATGAGTGAAGTCGGATCTATTATGATTGCATCTAAAATGCCGGTTAATATCCTGGACCTTATTATCATTTTCCTGGAGAAAACAATTATCGCGATTCCATTAATTGTACTGTTCACGAATCTGTTTATGAATTTCTAA
- a CDS encoding pyridoxal phosphate-dependent aminotransferase has protein sequence MRHKFISKRYWKDISTPMGKVDELAKNYNDVINLSLGDPDWTTNKIIIDGAYSDALAGHTKYTEFRGDPELRTEIRKYYKDSFNLDLKDEEIFVTASGCLAMYLIMEAILDDGDEVILQAPYFTPYPQQVELARGVPVELPTYEEEDFQIDIGRLESLINERTKALVINTPSNPTGNCLTVDTMKKIADIAERYDLIVISDDIYTAFSYQHPFVPFVSIGNMKRRTCVINSFSKDFTMTGWRIGNIIAPDYIVRTLQSINENVVFTAPSVSQRAAIHALRNRSVIQPPMIDEYKKRVFYAAERINQIPKMHVITPPKGTFYLFINIRETGLDSVEVSNVILREAHVLTIPGISFGMCGEGYLRIACTVNVDLLKEAFDRIEGVSIFR, from the coding sequence ATGAGACATAAGTTTATTTCAAAACGGTACTGGAAAGACATTTCCACGCCAATGGGGAAGGTGGATGAATTAGCGAAGAACTATAATGATGTGATTAATTTAAGCCTGGGCGATCCTGATTGGACGACAAATAAAATTATCATTGACGGAGCGTATAGTGACGCGTTGGCGGGACATACTAAATATACGGAATTTCGCGGTGATCCGGAGCTCCGTACAGAAATACGCAAATACTATAAAGATAGTTTCAATCTGGATTTGAAGGATGAAGAGATTTTTGTCACTGCCAGCGGATGTCTGGCCATGTATCTGATTATGGAAGCTATTCTTGACGATGGCGATGAAGTTATTTTACAGGCGCCGTATTTTACGCCATATCCACAGCAGGTGGAATTGGCAAGGGGTGTTCCGGTGGAACTTCCTACATATGAGGAAGAAGATTTTCAGATTGATATCGGCCGGCTGGAATCGTTAATTAATGAGAGAACAAAGGCTCTCGTGATTAATACGCCAAGCAACCCGACAGGGAACTGTCTTACCGTCGATACGATGAAAAAGATTGCAGATATTGCTGAACGGTACGATCTGATCGTTATCTCGGATGATATTTATACGGCGTTCAGTTATCAGCATCCTTTTGTGCCATTTGTATCAATTGGAAACATGAAGAGACGCACCTGTGTTATTAACAGCTTTTCTAAGGATTTTACAATGACCGGCTGGCGGATTGGAAACATTATCGCACCCGACTATATTGTCAGAACGCTTCAGTCCATTAACGAGAATGTTGTTTTCACGGCTCCGTCTGTTTCCCAGAGAGCGGCGATTCATGCACTGAGAAACAGAAGTGTTATACAACCGCCGATGATTGATGAATACAAGAAAAGAGTATTTTACGCTGCGGAGCGGATTAATCAGATTCCTAAAATGCATGTCATTACACCGCCCAAGGGGACCTTTTATTTGTTCATCAACATCAGAGAAACAGGACTGGATTCCGTTGAAGTAAGCAATGTGATCCTGCGAGAGGCGCATGTGCTGACAATTCCGGGAATATCATTTGGAATGTGCGGTGAAGGATATCTCAGAATTGCATGTACGGTGAATGTAGATCTGCTGAAGGAAGCCTTTGATCGGATTGAGGGTGTGAGCATATTCAGGTAG